A part of Haloarchaeobius sp. HME9146 genomic DNA contains:
- the dnaG gene encoding DNA primase DnaG, with protein sequence MDDTSKYLIHANITADGVVERSDVVGAIFGQTEGLLGDELDLRDLQQSSKVGRIDVEIQSEAGRSFGEVTIATSIDKVATATLAAALETITRVGPCAARLEVTDIEDVRAAKRREVVERAKELLATSFDDSIMSSEEILREVRQHVRVEDITEYDGLPAGPRVEDSDAIVVVEGRADVLQLLKYGIKNAIAVEGTNVPEAVADLTQEKTVTAFLDGDRGGDLILKELSQVAEVDYVAFAPEGKSVEDMLHHEVFEALREKVPFEVVAEKSDPHVAIAATDGSTVPAPEQESSDTATPESPDEPASAGDGAATAEAAAAEATAVTTGGEAANEAATATTAAEAENATSAGSAETEAAQSATAESAETDAEPADDPAGVETLRGHVAAVLGDASGEVRLLDDEWDVLAADDAEEAFELVRDADEVPHAVVLDGELSQRVLDVAAQRGVDHVVAREFGEFVKRPTTVRIRTGDQLLGEQ encoded by the coding sequence ATGGACGATACATCCAAATACCTCATTCACGCGAACATCACGGCCGACGGGGTGGTCGAACGCAGCGACGTCGTCGGTGCGATATTCGGCCAGACGGAGGGCCTCCTCGGCGACGAACTCGACCTCCGAGACCTCCAGCAGTCCTCGAAGGTCGGGCGTATCGACGTCGAGATCCAGTCCGAAGCCGGGCGCTCGTTCGGCGAGGTCACGATCGCCACCAGCATCGATAAGGTCGCGACCGCCACCCTGGCGGCGGCGCTCGAAACCATCACACGGGTCGGTCCCTGTGCCGCCCGGCTCGAAGTAACGGACATCGAGGACGTCCGCGCGGCCAAGCGCCGCGAGGTGGTCGAACGCGCCAAGGAGCTCCTGGCGACCTCATTCGACGACTCCATCATGTCCTCCGAGGAGATCCTTCGCGAGGTGCGCCAGCACGTCCGCGTCGAGGATATCACTGAGTACGACGGGCTCCCCGCTGGCCCTCGCGTCGAGGACAGCGACGCCATCGTCGTCGTCGAGGGGCGCGCCGACGTGCTCCAGCTCCTGAAATACGGCATCAAGAACGCCATCGCCGTCGAAGGGACGAACGTCCCCGAGGCGGTGGCGGACCTGACCCAGGAGAAGACCGTCACGGCCTTCCTCGACGGCGACCGCGGCGGCGACCTCATCCTCAAGGAACTCTCGCAGGTCGCTGAGGTCGACTACGTCGCCTTCGCGCCCGAGGGCAAGTCCGTCGAGGACATGCTCCACCACGAGGTGTTCGAGGCGCTGCGCGAGAAGGTCCCCTTCGAGGTCGTCGCGGAGAAGAGCGACCCGCACGTCGCCATCGCGGCGACCGACGGGAGCACGGTCCCCGCACCCGAACAGGAGAGCAGTGACACGGCGACCCCTGAATCCCCCGACGAGCCCGCGAGCGCGGGCGACGGTGCGGCCACCGCCGAGGCAGCCGCCGCCGAGGCGACGGCCGTCACGACCGGCGGAGAGGCGGCGAACGAAGCCGCGACCGCGACGACGGCTGCCGAAGCAGAGAACGCGACATCGGCTGGTTCGGCCGAGACGGAGGCTGCCCAGTCGGCCACCGCAGAGTCCGCGGAAACAGATGCCGAGCCCGCCGACGACCCCGCGGGCGTCGAGACCCTCCGTGGGCACGTCGCGGCGGTCCTCGGCGACGCCAGCGGCGAGGTCCGGCTGCTGGACGACGAGTGGGACGTGCTCGCGGCCGACGACGCCGAGGAAGCGTTCGAGCTCGTCCGCGACGCCGACGAGGTACCCCACGCGGTCGTCCTCGACGGCGAACTCTCCCAGCGGGTTCTCGACGTGGCCGCCCAGCGCGGGGTCGACCACGTCGTCGCCCGGGAGTTCGGCGAGTTCGTGAAGCGACCGACCACGGTGCGGATCCGGACGGGCGACCAGTTGCTCGGCGAACAGTAA
- a CDS encoding N-acetyltransferase: protein MTDVIRAAEPRDLPSIRALQTCLHEPASDLFSDMPPGVTLVSEADGLVVGYIHAFTGEPAFATELAVAPSHRREGRGRRLFQALFVHLQRAGCQAVTLTVQPENEGARDLYEELGFVVETRLPGYFEDGGDALRLRRPL from the coding sequence GTGACCGACGTGATTCGCGCCGCGGAACCGAGAGACCTCCCTTCGATTCGAGCCCTCCAGACGTGTCTCCACGAACCCGCATCCGACCTCTTCTCCGACATGCCACCGGGCGTGACGCTGGTGTCGGAAGCGGACGGGCTCGTGGTTGGGTACATCCACGCCTTCACCGGCGAGCCCGCCTTCGCGACCGAGTTGGCGGTCGCTCCCTCACACCGGCGCGAGGGACGGGGCAGACGCCTGTTCCAGGCGCTGTTCGTCCACCTCCAGCGCGCGGGCTGTCAGGCCGTGACGCTGACGGTCCAGCCGGAGAACGAGGGTGCCCGAGACCTGTACGAGGAACTCGGGTTCGTGGTGGAGACGCGGCTGCCCGGCTACTTCGAGGACGGTGGAGACGCCCTGCGATTGCGGCGACCGCTGTAG
- a CDS encoding undecaprenyl diphosphate synthase family protein: MGLYDSYLAMRVRMDDTPLPEHVALVITERDLLEQGAYETLSRFFRWAFEFGAERITVYVSVLDAAAAPTLARQFDQIDAPAEVAVRGPEDGERADAPIQVGIGLGGKHEFTNAVRNVASEVAEGDLDPADIDESDIEERLVFPAEPDLVIKTGAERLSDFMIWQSVYSELYFTDVNWRDFRRRDFLRALLEYQDRNRRFGR, encoded by the coding sequence GTGGGACTGTACGACAGCTATCTCGCGATGCGTGTCCGCATGGACGACACCCCGTTGCCAGAGCACGTCGCCCTCGTCATCACGGAGCGCGACCTGCTCGAACAGGGTGCCTACGAGACGCTGTCTCGCTTCTTCAGGTGGGCGTTCGAGTTCGGTGCCGAGCGCATCACCGTCTACGTGAGCGTCCTCGACGCGGCCGCGGCCCCGACGCTGGCCCGCCAGTTCGACCAGATAGACGCGCCGGCCGAGGTGGCGGTCCGCGGCCCGGAGGACGGCGAACGCGCCGACGCGCCCATCCAGGTGGGTATCGGCCTCGGCGGCAAACACGAGTTCACGAACGCGGTCAGGAACGTCGCCAGCGAGGTGGCCGAGGGCGACCTCGACCCCGCGGACATCGACGAGTCGGACATCGAGGAGCGGCTGGTGTTCCCCGCGGAGCCGGACCTCGTCATCAAGACCGGTGCCGAGCGACTCTCCGATTTCATGATCTGGCAGTCGGTCTACTCCGAACTCTACTTCACCGACGTGAACTGGCGGGACTTCCGACGACGGGACTTCCTGCGGGCGCTCCTGGAGTACCAGGACCGGAACCGACGGTTCGGCCGGTAG
- a CDS encoding alpha/beta hydrolase translates to MAPDVSLTRDVTFRETDAGSLPLDVYEPADGTDRPAILFLYGGEWRGGQKGRFARWAVSFADRGYVCIEPTYRLADETTLQGMVTDVKTAIAWVRANASDWGVDPDRIAVAGHSAGAHLAVLAATTPDRDETAPDGVEASPEVAAALGFSGVYDLRGGTEASEGGGDDGLDIIGGKGSARERRAAAVSPVVHVGPETPPTFLAHARDDGIVPVAASEQLVGVLQKEGGQVTTFFPETGGHEFLFSTWSVAETMDRTADFLETSL, encoded by the coding sequence ATGGCCCCCGACGTGTCCCTCACCCGTGACGTCACCTTCCGCGAGACGGACGCCGGTTCGCTCCCCCTCGATGTGTACGAACCGGCCGACGGAACGGACCGCCCCGCAATCCTGTTCCTCTACGGCGGCGAGTGGCGTGGCGGACAGAAGGGCCGCTTCGCCCGGTGGGCCGTCTCCTTCGCCGACCGCGGCTACGTCTGCATCGAACCGACCTACCGGCTGGCCGACGAGACGACCCTCCAGGGGATGGTGACCGACGTGAAGACCGCCATCGCCTGGGTCCGCGCGAACGCGTCGGACTGGGGTGTCGACCCGGACCGAATCGCGGTCGCCGGGCACTCCGCGGGTGCCCACCTCGCCGTGCTCGCGGCGACGACCCCGGACCGAGACGAGACGGCCCCGGACGGTGTCGAGGCGTCCCCGGAGGTGGCCGCAGCTCTCGGTTTCAGTGGTGTGTACGACCTCCGGGGCGGCACCGAAGCGTCGGAGGGTGGAGGTGACGACGGCCTCGACATCATCGGTGGAAAGGGCAGTGCACGCGAGCGTCGGGCAGCAGCGGTCTCACCGGTCGTCCACGTCGGTCCGGAAACTCCGCCGACCTTCCTCGCCCACGCCCGCGACGACGGAATCGTCCCGGTCGCTGCCTCCGAGCAGCTGGTGGGGGTACTACAGAAGGAGGGTGGGCAGGTTACGACGTTCTTCCCGGAGACCGGCGGCCACGAGTTCCTGTTCAGCACGTGGTCGGTCGCGGAGACGATGGACCGGACCGCCGACTTTCTCGAAACCAGTCTCTGA
- a CDS encoding DUF92 domain-containing protein, with protein MTTAVRRAGAFAAVGTLVLVLPAYGVAAAAPLALAALVGAAFVTDGPLFELFARPGDREENRLYGLLGFVLSLTGLGLLTTASILTTGDVPELPLYVYVGTVLLLVYGNLCSELVKRYRRGPFAASTGFMAGGFVASVAGQAITIWLTTGTIPTDVLPKLAFLAASGAFLGALLRALLFERDDSLVLFSVGLLLWLLSELAPQVHYQDVAAAILVTLALGYVSYALQTASVEGMLTGILLSVLTIVLGGLGWFSLLITFFGVGALATKFRYDIKKDRGVAEENDGARGTGNVLGNAAVALASVLGFAAATVELLPVDATYFLFAFAGSLSTALSDTLSSEVGAIFDDPRLVTTWQRVEPGTDGAVTWQGELAGIAGALAMGIIAIAVFPGVDPSMTVTPTGGGIVLLAGVAGMTVDSLLGATIEGAVVGNQGVNFLATLSGAIVAVAAFVLVL; from the coding sequence GTGACTACAGCAGTCCGGAGAGCAGGTGCCTTCGCGGCCGTCGGGACGCTCGTGCTGGTACTCCCCGCATACGGGGTGGCCGCCGCCGCGCCGCTTGCCCTCGCCGCACTCGTAGGGGCAGCGTTCGTCACCGACGGGCCGCTGTTCGAGCTGTTCGCCAGACCCGGCGACCGCGAGGAGAACCGTCTGTACGGTCTCCTCGGGTTCGTCCTCTCTCTCACCGGTCTCGGTCTCCTCACCACTGCCTCCATCCTGACGACCGGCGACGTCCCGGAGCTCCCGCTGTACGTGTACGTCGGGACGGTCCTGCTGCTCGTCTACGGCAACCTCTGTTCCGAGCTGGTCAAACGGTATCGGCGCGGCCCGTTCGCCGCCAGCACCGGCTTCATGGCTGGCGGGTTCGTCGCCAGCGTCGCCGGGCAAGCCATCACCATCTGGCTGACGACCGGCACCATCCCGACCGACGTACTGCCGAAACTCGCCTTCCTCGCCGCGAGCGGGGCGTTCCTCGGCGCGTTGCTGCGAGCGCTCCTGTTCGAACGAGACGACTCGCTCGTCCTCTTCTCGGTCGGCCTGCTCCTCTGGCTGCTCTCCGAACTCGCCCCGCAGGTTCACTATCAAGACGTCGCCGCCGCCATCCTCGTGACACTCGCCCTCGGATACGTCTCCTATGCGCTCCAGACCGCCTCGGTCGAGGGGATGCTCACCGGCATCCTGCTCTCGGTCCTCACCATCGTCCTTGGCGGCCTCGGCTGGTTCTCGCTGCTCATCACCTTCTTCGGCGTCGGCGCACTCGCCACCAAGTTCAGATACGACATCAAGAAAGACCGCGGTGTCGCCGAGGAGAACGACGGCGCTCGTGGCACGGGGAACGTCCTCGGGAACGCCGCGGTCGCCCTCGCGTCCGTCCTCGGGTTCGCCGCGGCGACCGTCGAGCTCCTCCCGGTGGACGCGACCTACTTCCTGTTCGCGTTCGCCGGCTCGCTCTCGACCGCACTCAGTGATACGCTCTCCAGCGAGGTCGGCGCGATCTTCGACGACCCGCGCCTCGTCACGACCTGGCAGCGCGTCGAACCGGGCACCGACGGCGCGGTCACCTGGCAGGGCGAACTCGCGGGCATCGCCGGCGCGCTCGCCATGGGTATCATCGCAATCGCGGTGTTCCCGGGCGTCGACCCGAGCATGACCGTCACCCCGACCGGCGGCGGCATCGTCCTGCTCGCCGGCGTTGCGGGCATGACCGTCGACAGCCTCCTCGGTGCGACCATCGAGGGCGCGGTCGTCGGGAACCAGGGTGTGAACTTCCTCGCGACGCTCTCGGGAGCCATCGTCGCGGTCGCCGCGTTCGTCCTCGTGCTGTGA
- a CDS encoding Lrp/AsnC family transcriptional regulator, protein MGRAVDYEMDSTDRAIVNAFQGGFPVVARPFDPAAAALRDRGIELTEGELVERVRRLDEEGVLTRFGPLINAQQIGGTATLVAMHAPEDRFDEVAEQVNAHREVAHNYEREHPHLNMWFVVSVADADRVDEVLAEIEEETGQRTYNLPKQQEFRVEAKFYVDAVIEGGSVDLTGLGPNEEPSGRNTLTPQERDLVLEIQDGFEVTATPYSDVAEAIDADLDWVLSTIRRFEREGKIRRIGVIPNHYALGYTENGMTVWNVPDDLVDEVGPEIAGLEFVTHCYERPRHDGVWPYNFFAMTHGRSEEESQQRIEQVREKMSEFWDVGEDDWDSLFSTRILKKTGIRMAERAEANTESE, encoded by the coding sequence ATGGGAAGGGCGGTCGATTACGAGATGGATAGCACAGACCGCGCCATCGTCAACGCGTTCCAGGGTGGGTTCCCGGTGGTGGCGCGACCTTTCGACCCCGCAGCGGCGGCACTCCGCGACCGCGGCATCGAACTGACGGAGGGCGAACTCGTCGAGCGGGTGCGCCGACTCGACGAGGAGGGCGTGCTCACCCGGTTCGGGCCGCTCATCAACGCACAGCAGATCGGGGGGACGGCCACGCTCGTGGCCATGCACGCCCCCGAGGACCGCTTCGACGAGGTCGCCGAGCAGGTCAACGCCCACCGCGAGGTGGCACACAACTACGAGCGCGAGCATCCACACCTGAACATGTGGTTCGTCGTCAGCGTGGCGGACGCGGACCGCGTGGACGAGGTGCTCGCCGAGATCGAGGAGGAGACGGGCCAGCGGACGTACAACCTGCCGAAACAGCAGGAGTTCCGCGTCGAGGCGAAGTTCTACGTCGACGCCGTCATCGAGGGCGGGTCGGTCGACCTCACCGGCCTGGGCCCGAACGAGGAACCGTCCGGGCGGAACACGCTCACGCCACAGGAGCGCGACCTCGTCCTCGAGATACAGGACGGGTTCGAAGTTACGGCGACGCCGTACAGCGACGTGGCCGAGGCCATCGACGCCGACCTCGACTGGGTGCTCTCGACCATCCGCCGGTTCGAGCGCGAGGGGAAGATCCGCCGCATCGGCGTCATCCCGAACCACTACGCGCTCGGGTACACGGAGAACGGGATGACCGTCTGGAACGTCCCGGACGATCTGGTCGACGAGGTCGGCCCCGAGATAGCGGGCCTGGAGTTCGTCACGCACTGTTACGAGCGCCCTCGCCACGACGGCGTCTGGCCGTACAACTTCTTCGCGATGACCCACGGCAGGTCCGAAGAAGAGAGCCAGCAGCGCATCGAGCAGGTGCGCGAGAAGATGAGCGAGTTCTGGGACGTGGGCGAGGACGACTGGGACTCGCTGTTCTCGACGCGCATCCTGAAGAAGACGGGCATCCGGATGGCCGAGCGCGCCGAGGCGAACACGGAGTCCGAGTGA
- a CDS encoding DUF5778 family protein translates to MADTIDDDLKRRTKALLEPGDIQLNGAIVHTEYAGQEDVQMMQATLDVGDIIAEHAGHDPKDVYVNSGNDDPDFSSNQHQGLTLDGEEFVWECQQLLRNGSFDVVIYYEATADHEAILADIEELGYDVTGVLGS, encoded by the coding sequence ATGGCCGACACCATCGACGACGACCTGAAGCGCCGCACGAAGGCTCTGCTCGAACCGGGCGACATCCAGCTCAACGGGGCGATCGTCCACACCGAGTACGCCGGACAGGAGGACGTCCAGATGATGCAGGCGACCCTGGACGTGGGCGACATCATCGCCGAACACGCCGGGCACGACCCGAAGGACGTGTACGTCAACTCCGGCAACGACGACCCGGACTTCTCCTCGAACCAGCACCAGGGACTCACCCTCGACGGCGAGGAGTTCGTCTGGGAGTGCCAACAGCTCCTGCGCAACGGCAGCTTCGACGTCGTCATCTACTACGAGGCGACGGCGGACCACGAGGCCATCCTCGCCGACATCGAGGAGCTGGGGTACGACGTGACGGGCGTCCTCGGCTCTTGA
- the hemA gene encoding glutamyl-tRNA reductase, producing MNAGTGVITGVRVSHSTASVDDIAAASGESQRAVVATLRARDGVREAYCLQTCNRAEAYVVTDDPVTGRAVVTDYANDVPDDVVEYMGHEESLRHLLRVAAGLDSLVLGEDQILGQVRTAYEDSRAEDGIGQMLDDAVLKAIHVGERVRTETDINEGVVSLGSAAAELVATKRDLDGATALVVGAGEMATLAARALADRGVTDLVVANRTLPHAEHLAEQVDIDTEAVTLAALTTVVDRADVVVTATGSDDPVLTAADLDDGNDHVVVDLAQPRDVATEARDLDHVTVYDLDTLEDVTEETREQRREAAEAVEALIDEEFDLLLDQYKRKRADEVIAAMYESADRMKQREVETALSKLDLDEEEREVLESMADSLVGQLLSAPTKSLREAAAEDDWTTINTALQLFDPDFGADAPPIAKFAKMGEMPDEIPEGVAEELPSDAPVGALSDDD from the coding sequence ATGAACGCAGGAACAGGCGTCATCACCGGCGTACGTGTCTCGCACTCAACGGCCAGCGTCGACGACATCGCGGCCGCAAGCGGCGAGTCACAGCGAGCCGTGGTCGCCACGCTCCGCGCCCGTGACGGTGTCAGAGAGGCGTACTGCCTCCAGACGTGCAACCGTGCCGAGGCGTACGTCGTCACCGACGACCCCGTCACCGGGCGGGCCGTCGTCACCGACTACGCGAACGACGTGCCGGACGACGTGGTCGAGTACATGGGCCACGAGGAGAGCCTGCGCCACCTGCTCCGGGTCGCTGCCGGCCTGGACTCGCTCGTCCTGGGCGAGGACCAGATCCTCGGGCAGGTCCGGACCGCCTACGAGGATTCGCGCGCCGAGGACGGCATCGGCCAGATGCTCGACGACGCGGTGCTGAAGGCCATCCACGTGGGCGAGCGCGTCCGCACCGAGACCGACATCAACGAGGGCGTCGTCTCGCTGGGCTCGGCCGCCGCCGAACTCGTCGCCACGAAGCGAGACCTCGACGGCGCGACCGCACTGGTCGTCGGCGCAGGCGAGATGGCCACGCTGGCCGCCCGCGCCCTCGCGGACCGCGGCGTCACCGACCTCGTGGTCGCGAACCGCACGCTCCCACACGCCGAACACCTCGCCGAGCAGGTTGACATCGACACCGAGGCGGTCACGCTGGCCGCGCTCACGACCGTCGTCGACCGTGCAGACGTGGTCGTCACGGCGACCGGGAGCGACGACCCGGTTCTCACCGCAGCCGACCTCGACGACGGGAACGACCACGTCGTGGTCGACCTCGCGCAACCCCGGGACGTGGCGACAGAGGCCCGCGACCTCGACCACGTGACAGTGTACGACCTCGACACGCTGGAGGACGTCACCGAGGAGACGCGCGAACAGCGCCGCGAGGCCGCCGAGGCCGTCGAGGCGCTCATCGACGAGGAGTTCGACCTGCTGCTCGACCAGTACAAGCGAAAACGCGCCGACGAGGTCATCGCCGCGATGTACGAGTCCGCCGACCGCATGAAACAGCGCGAGGTCGAGACGGCGCTGTCGAAGCTCGACCTCGACGAGGAGGAGCGCGAGGTGCTCGAATCGATGGCGGACTCGCTCGTCGGCCAGTTGCTCTCCGCCCCGACCAAGAGCCTGCGCGAGGCCGCCGCCGAGGACGACTGGACGACCATCAACACCGCACTCCAGCTGTTCGACCCCGATTTCGGGGCCGACGCACCGCCGATCGCGAAGTTCGCGAAGATGGGTGAGATGCCCGACGAGATTCCCGAGGGCGTCGCGGAGGAACTCCCATCGGACGCTCCGGTCGGCGCGCTCAGCGACGACGACTGA
- a CDS encoding bifunctional precorrin-2 dehydrogenase/sirohydrochlorin ferrochelatase, whose translation MIPLLHDFEGETVLVVGGGRVGARKARRFAREARVVVVSPDFADADFGGAELVEATLDPEDVPDWLDRLDPMLVVAATDDGELNAAIEHEARARDVLVNRTDIHGSRERGSVVVPATVRDDPVVVSISTGGASPALSKYLRERLEDELAGAGAMAELTGYLRDELQSRGVDPAERRAIVRDVVRQDDVWTVLRTGNTKPRQIAREVLRDRALTEK comes from the coding sequence ATGATACCGCTACTCCACGATTTCGAGGGTGAGACGGTCCTCGTCGTCGGTGGCGGCCGGGTCGGGGCCCGCAAGGCCCGCCGGTTCGCCCGCGAGGCGCGCGTCGTCGTCGTCAGTCCCGACTTCGCCGACGCCGACTTCGGCGGTGCCGAGCTGGTCGAAGCCACCCTCGACCCCGAGGACGTGCCCGACTGGCTGGACCGGCTGGACCCGATGCTCGTGGTCGCGGCGACCGACGACGGGGAGTTGAACGCCGCTATCGAGCACGAAGCCAGGGCACGAGACGTGCTCGTCAACCGGACCGATATTCACGGGAGCAGGGAGCGCGGGAGCGTCGTCGTTCCGGCGACGGTGCGTGACGACCCGGTCGTCGTCTCCATCTCGACCGGTGGCGCGTCGCCCGCCCTCTCGAAGTACCTCCGTGAGCGACTCGAGGACGAACTGGCCGGCGCAGGTGCCATGGCCGAGTTGACTGGCTACCTGCGCGACGAACTTCAGTCACGGGGCGTGGACCCGGCCGAACGCCGGGCCATCGTGCGGGACGTCGTCAGACAGGATGACGTTTGGACAGTTTTACGTACTGGTAACACCAAGCCCCGTCAGATAGCGCGTGAGGTCCTTCGGGACCGCGCACTCACCGAGAAATGA
- the uppS gene encoding polyprenyl diphosphate synthase, whose amino-acid sequence MRSWLKRQWRAGYERLLRREISGTPTHVAVIQDGNRRYAREQGGDAPDGHREGAQTTEQVLQWCQDLDIEELTLYAFSTENFERPQEELDPLFDLLARKLREFADNEKVHENEVRIRAIGDVSMLPERVRSAVRYADERTRDYDRFVLNIALAYGGRNELLSAARTVGESVEAGDLDPADIDVGTIEDRLYGRSVRDVDLIIRTGGDERTSNFLPWHANGNEAAVFFCAPYWPEFSKVDFLRAIRTYENREQSWRQTRARRALALLRAFGTAELEEARTVVDRFRDSLSGEERDEANRVAEEPQPAD is encoded by the coding sequence ATGCGCTCGTGGCTCAAGCGACAGTGGCGTGCCGGCTACGAGCGACTGCTGCGTCGCGAGATATCCGGCACCCCGACCCACGTGGCGGTCATCCAGGACGGGAACCGCCGGTACGCCCGGGAACAGGGTGGTGACGCACCCGACGGACACCGCGAGGGTGCCCAGACGACCGAGCAGGTGCTCCAGTGGTGTCAGGACCTCGACATCGAGGAGCTCACCCTCTATGCCTTCTCGACCGAGAACTTCGAGCGCCCACAGGAGGAACTCGACCCGCTGTTCGACCTCCTCGCGCGCAAACTCCGCGAGTTCGCGGACAACGAGAAGGTCCACGAGAACGAGGTCCGTATCCGGGCCATCGGCGACGTGTCGATGCTGCCCGAGCGCGTCCGGTCCGCGGTCCGGTACGCCGACGAGCGAACCCGCGACTACGACCGGTTCGTGCTGAACATCGCGCTGGCCTACGGCGGCCGGAACGAACTCCTGTCGGCCGCGCGGACCGTCGGCGAGTCCGTCGAGGCGGGCGACCTCGACCCCGCGGACATCGACGTGGGAACCATCGAGGACCGGCTGTACGGTCGGTCGGTGCGGGACGTGGACCTCATCATCCGGACCGGCGGCGACGAGCGCACCTCGAACTTCCTGCCGTGGCACGCCAACGGGAACGAGGCCGCGGTGTTCTTCTGTGCGCCGTACTGGCCGGAGTTCTCGAAGGTGGACTTCCTCCGGGCCATCCGGACCTACGAGAACCGCGAGCAGTCGTGGCGACAGACCCGTGCCCGGCGCGCGCTGGCCCTGCTCCGGGCCTTCGGGACCGCCGAACTGGAGGAGGCCCGGACCGTCGTCGACCGGTTCCGTGACTCGCTCTCGGGCGAGGAGCGCGACGAGGCGAACCGGGTCGCCGAGGAGCCACAGCCGGCCGACTGA